A window of Acinetobacter sp. TR3 contains these coding sequences:
- a CDS encoding CobW family GTP-binding protein — translation MKFIAPKIVPTHIISGFLGAGKTTLLQHLLTQKPENEVWAVLMNEFGQIGVDQQLITQQQGYAVKELLGGCLCCSSQLPMQIALARLLSESKPDRLFIEPTGLGHPAQLLEQLTEPHWQSSLNMRALVIVVDGSRLHDEDWVKQNLYTDQLKSAQIVVLSHIDCMSVADHQAYAALKQEYDTYVQHWIEVECGKIELSQIDIVQQPVQRKIQPLLKLQQTQAIEPLLEIKQLPYHYVETAQGYTVAGWKLPKRWQFKFFELLDLLCKQQNWIRIKGIFNTDQGWKSFNFNPQQFNYKSAEESIDNRIEIICQSEQDWLVFETQLINCRLDLTDAQND, via the coding sequence GTGAAGTTCATTGCTCCCAAAATTGTTCCTACTCACATTATTTCTGGTTTTTTAGGTGCAGGTAAAACAACGCTATTGCAGCATTTATTAACCCAAAAGCCTGAAAACGAAGTTTGGGCTGTTCTAATGAATGAGTTTGGGCAAATAGGTGTTGATCAACAACTGATTACCCAACAACAAGGCTATGCTGTCAAAGAACTACTTGGTGGATGCTTGTGCTGTAGCAGTCAACTTCCTATGCAAATTGCACTGGCTCGCTTACTCAGTGAAAGTAAACCTGATCGTTTATTTATCGAACCAACGGGGTTAGGTCATCCTGCACAATTACTGGAACAACTGACCGAGCCGCATTGGCAAAGCAGTTTAAATATGCGTGCTTTGGTAATCGTTGTGGATGGAAGTCGTCTACATGATGAAGATTGGGTTAAACAGAACTTATATACCGATCAACTGAAATCTGCACAAATCGTAGTCCTCTCACATATTGATTGTATGTCAGTAGCAGATCATCAAGCCTATGCAGCTTTAAAACAAGAATATGACACTTATGTCCAGCATTGGATTGAAGTTGAGTGTGGCAAAATTGAATTATCTCAGATTGATATTGTGCAACAACCTGTACAACGTAAGATCCAACCTTTACTCAAGCTACAACAAACACAGGCTATCGAGCCTCTGTTAGAAATAAAACAACTTCCATATCATTATGTAGAAACGGCTCAAGGTTATACCGTTGCAGGTTGGAAATTGCCTAAACGCTGGCAATTTAAATTTTTTGAACTCTTAGATTTGTTGTGTAAGCAACAAAATTGGATTCGCATCAAAGGCATATTTAATACGGATCAAGGTTGGAAAAGTTTTAATTTTAATCCTCAACAATTTAACTATAAGTCTGCCGAAGAGAGTATTGATAATCGAATTGAAATTATTTGCCAATCCGAACAAGATTGGTTGGTGTTTGAAACACAATTAATAAATTGTCGTCTTGATCTAACTGATGCTCAAAATGATTAA
- a CDS encoding YaeQ family protein, which translates to MALKATIYKADLNIANMDQHIYADYQLTLALHPSETIERLMVRILAYARYADERLEFTKDLFETDEPALWQKDLTGLLENWIEVGCPSEDKVKKASARCKKVAVITYGSQAADWWQKNTKIKTLSNVEVWQLAPQTTQALEGLCERTMQLQLNIMDGEWTLLSDKGQVDIQWLQLQ; encoded by the coding sequence ATGGCGCTAAAAGCAACAATATATAAGGCAGATCTGAATATTGCCAATATGGATCAGCATATCTATGCAGATTATCAGCTAACACTTGCCTTACATCCGTCAGAGACTATTGAACGTTTGATGGTTCGTATTCTTGCTTATGCACGTTATGCCGATGAGCGATTAGAATTCACCAAAGATTTGTTTGAAACGGATGAGCCTGCGTTATGGCAAAAAGATTTAACAGGGCTTTTAGAAAATTGGATTGAAGTCGGTTGTCCATCTGAAGATAAAGTGAAAAAAGCTAGTGCTCGCTGTAAAAAAGTGGCTGTGATTACCTATGGCTCACAAGCTGCTGATTGGTGGCAAAAAAATACCAAGATTAAGACGTTGAGTAATGTGGAGGTCTGGCAATTAGCGCCTCAGACTACACAGGCACTTGAAGGCTTATGTGAACGCACGATGCAATTACAGCTTAATATTATGGATGGAGAGTGGACTTTGTTGAGCGATAAAGGTCAAGTCGATATTCAATGGTTACAATTGCAATAA
- a CDS encoding MarC family protein, producing the protein MFSPYIHAFALFFSLLNPFLMSVYMVGMIRNTDVKVFNKALIQGSLIAFAVFALFAWGGENIFSRYLNVRFESFQIFGGLIFLVIGYRYVFQGAETIGEMRGAPEHLAGTIAMPFMIGPGTISAAVVTGVSVPFGGAIAVIALTLALTCSILIAMKYGHDHLRYKHAKYIDRYFDIMGRLSALLIGTIAVDMIVNGVMGLIRSTNLN; encoded by the coding sequence ATGTTTTCACCCTATATCCATGCATTTGCATTGTTTTTTTCATTATTGAATCCGTTCCTGATGAGTGTCTACATGGTCGGGATGATTCGGAATACCGATGTAAAAGTATTTAATAAAGCATTGATTCAAGGGAGCTTAATCGCTTTTGCTGTTTTTGCATTATTCGCATGGGGGGGCGAGAATATTTTTAGTCGCTATCTAAATGTAAGATTTGAATCTTTCCAAATATTTGGTGGATTAATTTTTCTTGTAATTGGTTATCGTTATGTGTTTCAGGGTGCAGAAACAATCGGTGAAATGCGTGGCGCTCCTGAGCATTTGGCAGGTACGATTGCTATGCCTTTTATGATTGGACCGGGAACAATTAGTGCTGCGGTTGTCACAGGCGTGAGTGTTCCATTTGGAGGAGCAATTGCTGTGATTGCCCTCACATTGGCGTTAACTTGCAGTATTCTTATCGCGATGAAATACGGACACGATCATTTACGCTACAAGCATGCTAAGTATATTGATCGTTACTTTGACATTATGGGGCGTTTATCTGCCTTACTGATCGGTACAATTGCTGTCGATATGATCGTTAATGGTGTGATGGGACTCATTCGATCTACAAATTTAAATTAA
- the thiO gene encoding glycine oxidase ThiO: protein MHIAIIGAGISGLMSALELAEQGCSVDIFDQQQAGQAASWAGGGILSPMYPWRYAPEVNHLAQYGKSLYQMWNEKLLPITGIDFQIHDTGMLIFDQEDFEVGLNYASTHHEPMQQCDLLNRKQLEAVNPHISEKFQQAIHFPQLSNVRNPRLLQSLISYLKQHPFVRFFEHCSIDQLIVKNKTVHGIQTSNGQVFHADHVVLTSGAWSQYWEEHIHRQIPVHPIQGQMLLFKTPENWLPTMCMNRVMYLIPRQDGHIVCGSSMADCGFSTAVDEQTQQDILSACLDMVPELKQFPIVSRWAGLRPSSPQGIPYIGEMPDIANLWANFGHFRNGLCMGAGSAQLLRQLILKQAPIVDPSAYSPSRLKKQNLVTQ, encoded by the coding sequence ATGCATATTGCCATTATTGGTGCGGGTATTAGCGGCTTGATGTCAGCGTTAGAACTTGCTGAACAAGGTTGCTCTGTTGATATTTTTGATCAACAACAAGCAGGTCAGGCTGCCTCATGGGCAGGCGGTGGAATTCTTTCCCCGATGTACCCGTGGCGTTATGCACCAGAAGTTAATCATCTTGCTCAATACGGTAAATCGCTGTATCAAATGTGGAATGAAAAACTTCTGCCTATCACGGGGATTGATTTTCAAATCCACGACACAGGTATGTTGATTTTTGATCAAGAAGATTTTGAAGTTGGACTCAATTACGCATCAACTCATCATGAGCCAATGCAACAATGTGACCTATTAAATCGCAAACAACTTGAAGCAGTAAATCCTCATATTTCAGAAAAATTCCAACAAGCCATTCATTTCCCACAACTGTCGAATGTACGTAATCCTCGTTTATTACAATCTCTCATCAGCTATCTTAAACAGCATCCTTTCGTTCGTTTTTTTGAGCACTGCTCGATTGATCAACTGATTGTTAAAAATAAAACGGTACACGGAATACAAACTTCAAATGGTCAAGTTTTTCATGCTGATCATGTTGTTCTAACCTCAGGTGCATGGAGTCAATATTGGGAAGAACACATACATCGACAAATTCCTGTGCATCCCATACAGGGGCAAATGCTGCTGTTCAAAACACCTGAAAACTGGTTGCCTACTATGTGTATGAACCGTGTGATGTATCTCATTCCACGTCAAGATGGTCATATTGTCTGTGGTTCGAGTATGGCTGACTGTGGTTTTAGTACGGCTGTGGATGAGCAAACACAGCAAGATATTTTAAGCGCATGTTTAGATATGGTTCCTGAGTTAAAACAATTCCCCATCGTAAGCCGTTGGGCAGGTTTACGTCCTAGTTCACCTCAAGGCATTCCTTATATTGGTGAAATGCCTGATATAGCCAACTTATGGGCAAATTTCGGACATTTCCGCAATGGTCTATGTATGGGGGCTGGTTCAGCGCAATTGTTACGCCAACTCATTTTAAAACAAGCACCAATTGTTGACCCAAGTGCATATTCACCAAGTCGTTTGAAGAAACAAAATTTAGTGACCCAATAA
- the hemB gene encoding porphobilinogen synthase — MTYTFNRPAFPATRMRRIRKNDQLRAMVSETQLTANHLIYPVFVLPGQQQTQDIPSMPNVQRLSADLLLKKAENLLELGVSKLALFPVTPQEDKSLTAEAAWHENGLVQATCRLLKKELPEMVLITDGALDPYTTHGQDGIIDETGYVLNDETVECLVKQALSHAQAGADVVAPSDMMDGRIGAIRQALEQNGFIYTNIMAYSAKYASSFYGPFRDAVGSASNLKGANKYNYQMDVGNRAEALHEIALDIQEGADMVIVKPGMPYLDVVREVKDTFGVPTFVYQVSGEYAMLAAAIQNGWLSESVILESLMCCRRAGADGIWTYFAEEAARKLKEMR; from the coding sequence ATGACTTATACGTTCAATCGTCCCGCTTTTCCCGCGACTCGCATGCGCCGTATCCGTAAAAATGACCAACTTCGTGCCATGGTCAGTGAAACACAACTCACAGCTAATCATTTGATTTATCCAGTATTTGTATTACCAGGACAACAACAAACTCAAGATATTCCAAGCATGCCAAATGTGCAGCGTCTATCTGCTGATTTATTACTCAAAAAAGCAGAAAATTTGCTCGAACTCGGTGTTTCAAAGCTTGCTTTATTTCCAGTAACGCCACAAGAAGACAAAAGTTTAACGGCGGAAGCTGCATGGCATGAAAATGGTTTGGTTCAAGCCACTTGCCGCTTACTGAAAAAAGAATTACCAGAAATGGTATTGATTACCGATGGCGCACTTGACCCTTATACCACTCATGGCCAAGACGGTATTATTGATGAAACGGGTTATGTTTTAAATGATGAAACGGTTGAATGCCTAGTCAAACAAGCCTTAAGTCATGCGCAAGCAGGTGCTGATGTTGTTGCTCCTAGTGATATGATGGATGGACGCATTGGTGCGATTCGCCAAGCACTTGAACAAAATGGTTTTATCTATACCAATATCATGGCGTATTCAGCAAAATATGCTTCAAGCTTTTACGGTCCTTTCCGTGATGCAGTGGGTTCAGCAAGTAATTTAAAAGGTGCAAATAAATATAATTATCAAATGGATGTCGGCAATCGTGCCGAGGCATTACATGAAATTGCACTTGATATTCAGGAAGGTGCAGATATGGTGATTGTAAAACCGGGTATGCCTTATCTGGATGTCGTCCGTGAAGTGAAAGATACTTTTGGTGTGCCGACTTTTGTCTACCAAGTCAGCGGTGAATACGCCATGCTTGCAGCGGCGATTCAAAATGGTTGGTTATCTGAAAGCGTGATTTTAGAGTCATTGATGTGCTGCCGTCGTGCGGGTGCAGATGGTATTTGGACCTATTTTGCCGAAGAAGCAGCGCGTAAACTCAAAGAGATGAGATAA
- a CDS encoding thioesterase family protein: MNDVKKNWTGNIQLGAKADHDVVLKQLCKAFNSSPFFKHCGMSMRVVDDQIEGYIEMQPELVGNVAFQILHGGVAATLLDSIGGVVAMEQLYRRATPEDLPDTIKKVSRLATVDMRVDYLAPGRGQFFTARAETLRLGRKGCTMRMTMLNDEAKPIATAIASYAF; the protein is encoded by the coding sequence ATGAATGATGTAAAGAAAAACTGGACAGGCAATATTCAGTTAGGTGCTAAAGCCGATCATGACGTGGTATTAAAGCAGCTTTGTAAAGCATTTAATTCTTCACCATTTTTTAAGCATTGTGGCATGAGCATGCGCGTTGTTGATGATCAAATTGAAGGTTATATCGAGATGCAGCCTGAGTTGGTCGGTAATGTAGCCTTCCAAATTTTGCATGGTGGTGTTGCTGCGACATTGCTGGATAGTATTGGTGGCGTGGTTGCAATGGAACAACTTTATCGCCGTGCAACCCCTGAAGATTTACCTGACACGATTAAGAAAGTATCGCGTTTAGCAACTGTAGATATGCGTGTTGATTATCTTGCTCCGGGTCGTGGTCAGTTTTTTACTGCACGTGCGGAAACATTACGCTTAGGACGTAAAGGCTGTACCATGCGTATGACGATGCTCAATGATGAAGCTAAACCAATTGCAACGGCAATTGCTTCTTACGCATTCTAA
- a CDS encoding DHA2 family efflux MFS transporter permease subunit: MKTQNPFAELSGGRLLLAAFVIALSNFMVVLDTTIANVSVPHITGNLAVSSSQGTWVITSYAVAEAICVPLTGWLAGRFGTVRVFVFGLIGFTIFSFLCGLATSLEMLVFFRIGQGLCGGPLMPLSQTLLMRIFPPEKHAQAMGLWAMTTVIGPILGPILGGLISDNLSWHWIFFINIPVGIFCVLASIRLLSVAETKTEKLRIDAVGLGLLVLWIGALQLMLDLGHERDWFNSTSIIVLALTAVVGFIVFMIWELTEKHPVVNLYVFRHRGFAVSVSALAFGFGAFFGSIVLIPQWLQINLGYTATWAGYLTATMGFGSLTMSPIVAKLSTKYDPRALASFGLALLGVVTVMRAFWVTDADFMSLAWPQILQGFAVPFFFIPLSNIAMGSVLAQEMASAAGLMNFLRTMAGAIGASIAVTIWDDHTKVARSEMVNNLHPQEVQNTLLQNGFSPDATLATIANLVDKEAITTSANHVFMLLAIVFIFASALIWMSPKPKVITGGPAPH; this comes from the coding sequence ATGAAAACGCAGAATCCTTTTGCAGAACTTAGTGGCGGGCGATTACTGCTCGCCGCATTCGTCATTGCACTTTCTAACTTTATGGTGGTGCTTGATACCACCATTGCCAACGTTTCAGTCCCCCATATTACAGGGAACTTAGCTGTTTCTAGTTCACAAGGAACGTGGGTGATTACCTCTTATGCCGTTGCAGAAGCGATCTGTGTTCCACTCACAGGTTGGTTAGCTGGACGTTTTGGCACAGTTAGAGTTTTTGTCTTCGGGTTAATCGGCTTTACTATATTTTCATTTTTATGTGGTTTAGCAACTTCATTAGAAATGTTGGTATTTTTCCGTATTGGTCAAGGACTTTGTGGTGGTCCACTTATGCCACTCAGTCAAACCTTGTTAATGCGAATTTTCCCACCAGAAAAACATGCGCAAGCAATGGGGCTTTGGGCGATGACAACCGTCATTGGACCGATTTTAGGACCAATTTTAGGCGGACTTATTAGTGATAATCTATCATGGCATTGGATTTTCTTTATTAATATCCCTGTTGGAATTTTCTGTGTATTAGCGTCCATCCGCTTGTTGTCTGTAGCAGAAACTAAAACTGAGAAATTACGAATTGATGCAGTTGGTTTAGGTTTGTTAGTGCTTTGGATTGGTGCTTTACAATTGATGCTAGATCTTGGGCATGAACGAGATTGGTTTAACAGTACCAGTATTATTGTTTTGGCATTGACAGCAGTTGTTGGCTTTATTGTTTTCATGATTTGGGAACTCACAGAAAAGCATCCAGTGGTTAACCTGTATGTATTCCGTCATCGAGGTTTTGCCGTTTCTGTTTCAGCATTGGCATTTGGCTTCGGTGCATTCTTTGGCAGTATCGTTTTAATTCCGCAATGGTTGCAAATCAATTTGGGTTATACCGCCACGTGGGCAGGATATCTGACTGCAACTATGGGTTTTGGTAGTTTGACGATGTCGCCAATTGTTGCGAAGTTATCAACCAAATATGACCCAAGAGCATTGGCTAGTTTTGGGCTAGCATTGTTGGGTGTGGTTACGGTCATGCGAGCTTTTTGGGTTACAGATGCAGATTTTATGTCATTAGCATGGCCACAAATCTTACAAGGTTTTGCTGTACCATTTTTCTTTATTCCACTGTCAAATATTGCGATGGGTTCTGTCTTAGCTCAAGAAATGGCTTCTGCCGCAGGTCTAATGAATTTCTTGAGAACAATGGCAGGGGCGATTGGCGCTTCAATTGCAGTGACAATTTGGGATGATCACACGAAAGTAGCTCGTAGTGAAATGGTGAATAATTTGCACCCACAAGAAGTGCAAAATACGTTGCTTCAAAATGGTTTTTCACCTGATGCAACACTCGCCACGATTGCAAATTTAGTTGATAAAGAAGCGATTACGACTTCAGCTAATCATGTGTTTATGTTATTGGCAATTGTATTTATTTTTGCGAGTGCATTAATTTGGATGAGTCCAAAACCTAAAGTAATAACGGGTGGACCTGCACCACATTAA
- a CDS encoding FKBP-type peptidyl-prolyl cis-trans isomerase, producing the protein MSAELQIIDLKVGEGKEAVKGALITTHYTGWLEDGTQFDSSIDRGNYFETVIGTGRVIKGWDQGIMGMRVGGKRKLIVPAHLAYGERKMGKIIPANSNLTFEIELFDVKTRDE; encoded by the coding sequence ATGAGCGCTGAATTACAAATTATTGATTTAAAAGTAGGTGAAGGTAAAGAAGCTGTTAAAGGTGCTTTAATCACAACACACTACACGGGGTGGTTAGAAGATGGTACTCAGTTCGATTCTTCAATTGACCGTGGGAATTATTTTGAGACTGTGATCGGTACAGGGCGAGTAATCAAAGGTTGGGATCAAGGCATCATGGGAATGCGCGTTGGTGGGAAACGTAAGTTAATCGTACCTGCACATTTAGCTTATGGTGAACGCAAAATGGGAAAAATTATTCCAGCAAATTCAAATCTGACTTTTGAAATTGAATTATTTGATGTTAAAACGCGCGACGAGTGA
- a CDS encoding HlyD family secretion protein, with the protein MTDAQANQQDIAAYSASDDAMKAKRKKFLGFFALILILAAILYAIWALFFNHAVSTDNAYVGAETAQITSMVSGQVAEVLVKDTQQVKKGDVLVRVDERDAKIQLAQAQAELAKAQRQYKQSQANSSSLNSQVVVRNDEINSAQAQVSKAQADFDKANLELKRRNELAASGAISKEELSKAQSAVSTAQASLDLAQAGLAQATSSRKAAESTLAANEALIQGANEASTPDVLVAKAHVEQAMLDLERTIIRAPVDGVVTRKNIQIGQRVAPGTVMMSVVPVSALYVDANYKESQLAKVKAGQKVTLRSDLYGDDVVYHGVVQGFSGGTGAAFALIPAQNATGNWIKVVQRLPVRIMLDPKELAEHPLRVGLSMQADIDLASK; encoded by the coding sequence ATGACTGACGCCCAAGCTAATCAACAAGATATTGCTGCTTATTCGGCATCAGATGATGCAATGAAAGCAAAACGTAAAAAGTTTTTAGGATTTTTCGCACTTATTCTTATCCTTGCAGCAATTTTGTATGCTATTTGGGCGTTGTTCTTTAATCATGCTGTCAGTACCGATAATGCTTATGTTGGTGCGGAAACGGCACAAATCACCTCAATGGTGAGTGGACAAGTCGCTGAAGTTTTGGTGAAAGATACCCAACAAGTTAAAAAGGGTGATGTTCTCGTTCGTGTAGATGAGCGTGACGCCAAAATCCAGTTGGCACAAGCACAAGCTGAATTGGCAAAAGCTCAACGCCAATACAAACAAAGCCAAGCGAATAGTAGCTCATTGAATTCTCAAGTTGTGGTTCGCAATGATGAAATTAATAGTGCACAAGCACAAGTAAGTAAAGCGCAAGCAGATTTTGATAAAGCGAACTTAGAATTAAAGCGTCGTAATGAACTTGCTGCTTCAGGAGCGATTTCTAAAGAGGAATTGAGCAAAGCGCAAAGTGCAGTATCGACGGCACAAGCAAGCTTAGATTTAGCTCAAGCGGGTTTAGCCCAAGCAACCTCAAGCCGTAAAGCCGCAGAAAGTACACTTGCTGCAAATGAAGCATTGATTCAAGGGGCAAATGAAGCATCAACACCTGATGTTTTGGTTGCAAAAGCCCATGTTGAGCAAGCTATGCTTGATTTAGAGCGTACTATTATTCGTGCGCCTGTTGATGGTGTGGTGACACGCAAGAATATTCAAATTGGACAACGTGTTGCACCAGGTACTGTGATGATGTCAGTAGTGCCTGTATCTGCGCTGTATGTCGACGCAAACTATAAAGAAAGTCAGCTTGCTAAAGTGAAAGCAGGACAGAAAGTAACGCTTCGTTCAGACCTGTATGGTGATGATGTAGTTTATCACGGTGTTGTTCAGGGATTTTCGGGTGGAACAGGAGCTGCTTTTGCTCTTATTCCCGCACAAAATGCGACAGGAAACTGGATTAAAGTAGTACAGCGTTTACCTGTACGTATTATGCTTGATCCAAAAGAACTTGCAGAACATCCATTGCGTGTAGGGTTGTCGATGCAAGCGGACATTGATCTCGCATCGAAGTAA
- a CDS encoding acyl-CoA thioesterase encodes MYPLDQLNQAPDDQSELTMSVLMTPDMANFSGNVHGGAILKLLDQVAYACASRYSGSYVVTLSVDKVNFKEPIYVGELVTFLASVNHVGRTSMEVGIRVEAQNIQKRTIRHTNTCYFTMVAVDEERKPKVVPILKLDTDWKRCRFEAAEQRKDLRLQEVQQPSCSIFKKSSQC; translated from the coding sequence ATGTATCCATTAGATCAATTGAACCAAGCACCTGATGATCAGTCAGAGCTTACAATGTCAGTTTTAATGACACCTGATATGGCAAACTTTTCAGGTAATGTTCATGGTGGAGCAATTTTAAAACTGCTTGACCAAGTTGCTTATGCTTGTGCAAGCCGTTATTCAGGCAGTTATGTTGTGACATTGTCTGTTGATAAAGTTAATTTTAAAGAGCCAATTTACGTTGGTGAATTAGTCACATTTTTAGCGAGTGTTAATCATGTAGGGCGTACTTCTATGGAAGTCGGCATTCGTGTAGAAGCACAAAATATTCAAAAGCGTACAATCAGACATACCAATACATGCTATTTCACCATGGTTGCTGTAGATGAGGAGCGTAAACCTAAAGTTGTTCCGATATTAAAATTAGATACGGATTGGAAGCGTTGTCGTTTCGAAGCTGCAGAACAGCGTAAGGACCTACGTTTACAAGAAGTACAGCAACCTTCTTGCAGTATTTTCAAGAAATCTAGCCAGTGTTGA